The region CCGGGGAGGCGCAGCCTCCCCAGACCCCTCGATTCCCCGGGGAAAACGCGTCGGGCGGGCGGTCTGGGGCGCGGTGGTTTTGGGAGCGGTGTTGGCGGTCAGTGGTCCCGGGTGGGGCGCTGATCCGTTGGCGTGGTCCAAGGTAACGCAGCCCACGGCGGGGCCGGCTCGGGTCATTGGCGGCGCGGCCCAGGGCTGCGTCCAAGGGGCGGTGACGGTCGCGGTGCCGGGGCGCGATGATCTGGTGGTCTTGCGGCCGCAGCGCAATCGGATCTGGGGTCATCCGGCCCTCGCGGCCTTTCTGGCTGATCTCACCGCGTGGCGGCGGGCTACAGGAGACGGGCCGGTGTTGCTGGGGGATGCCGGGCAGCCCCGGGGTGGACCCATGCCCGGGGGGCACCAGAGCCACATGAACGGCCTGGACGCCGATCTATGGTTCGCCGGCGATCGCGGGCCGCCGTGGTCGGCGGCGTGGCGGCAGGCACCCAAGGCGCGTTCCGCTCTGACTCCCGATG is a window of Pararhodospirillum photometricum DSM 122 DNA encoding:
- a CDS encoding penicillin-insensitive murein endopeptidase; translated protein: MVLGAVLAVSGPGWGADPLAWSKVTQPTAGPARVIGGAAQGCVQGAVTVAVPGRDDLVVLRPQRNRIWGHPALAAFLADLTAWRRATGDGPVLLGDAGQPRGGPMPGGHQSHMNGLDADLWFAGDRGPPWSAAWRQAPKARSALTPDGQRVDHRVFTPAVERLIMHMAADPRVERLFVHPRLKEALCRSQASRPGMTAVLGRVRPWWGHDSHVHVRLTCPADSPDCRPGKPVPQGDGCDAETLAPWLGRAKTEAELVASSKPSSRTLPEACFRVLGGETNTLLAE